In Juglans regia cultivar Chandler chromosome 13, Walnut 2.0, whole genome shotgun sequence, the following proteins share a genomic window:
- the LOC108992284 gene encoding subtilisin-like protease SBT3.8 isoform X2, which produces MIRPSKTHVGRPISTRVAYFSSRGPSSVAPAILKPDVAAPGVNILAAVPPRSRPGIAFEFDSGTSMAAPHVSGIVALLKSLHSDWSPAIIKSAIVTTAWTTDPYGEPIYAEGEPMKLADAFDYGGGIVNGNRAADPGLVYDMGTADYIQYLCAMGYKNSDISQVTGNPAFCPMKQPSILNLNFPSITIPTLRNSTTITRTVTNVGAVYSRYVALVEPPLGISIAVKPDILIFNSIIKAISFTVTVSSSHKVTTGYSFGSLTWSDGVHSVRSPISVRTEIIES; this is translated from the exons ATGATTAGGCCTTCCAAAACACATGTTGGCAGACCTATATCTACCAGGGTGGCATACTTCTCGTCCAGAGGACCTAGCTCAGTGGCCCCAGCAATACTAAAG CCAGATGTAGCAGCCCCAGGCGTCAATATACTAGCAGCAGTTCCTCCTAGGAGTCGTCCAGGAATTGCATTTGAGTTCGATTCAGGAACATCCATGGCAGCTCCCCATGTCTCAGGCATTGTAGCCTTGCTCAAATCACTGCACTCAGATTGGTCCCCAGCTATAATTAAATCTGCAATTGTTACTACAG CATGGACCACTGATCCATACGGGGAACCAATATATGCGGAAGGGGAGCCAATGAAACTTGCAGATGCATTTGATTATGGAGGTGGAATTGTTAATGGGAATAGGGCAGCAGATCCTGGCCTTGTCTATGACATGGGGACAGCAGATTACATTCAATACCTCTGCGCCATGGGCTATAAAAACTCTGACATTTCCCAGGTTACAGGTAATCCCGCATTCTGTCCCATGAAGCAGCCCTCTATCCTGAACTTAAACTTCCCTTCTATAACCATCCCAACTCTTAGAAACTCAACAACTATTACCAGAACTGTTACGAATGTTGGCGCTGTTTACTCCAGATATGTGGCCCTTGTTGAGCCTCCACTTGGCATATCTATAGCAGTAAAACCTGATATATTGATCTTCAACTCTATTATCAAGGCCATCTCCTTCACTGTCACAGTTTCCTCTTCTCATAAAGTGACCACAGGATACTCTTTCGGAAGCTTGACTTGGAGTGATGGAGTGCATTCTGTAAGAAGTCCAATATCTGTGAGGACTGAGATAATAGAATCTTGA
- the LOC108992284 gene encoding subtilisin-like protease SBT3.5 isoform X1: MGQAMFTGQGTGFTNLLYPEVSEFHTPRYCGSLSSNDTWSAGNVVLCFTLGSDNRSAVGDAARSVKEIGCLGLIIAENPKSFPYSCDDNFPCVRVSYDIGMQILNYIRSTRNPQVMIRPSKTHVGRPISTRVAYFSSRGPSSVAPAILKPDVAAPGVNILAAVPPRSRPGIAFEFDSGTSMAAPHVSGIVALLKSLHSDWSPAIIKSAIVTTAWTTDPYGEPIYAEGEPMKLADAFDYGGGIVNGNRAADPGLVYDMGTADYIQYLCAMGYKNSDISQVTGNPAFCPMKQPSILNLNFPSITIPTLRNSTTITRTVTNVGAVYSRYVALVEPPLGISIAVKPDILIFNSIIKAISFTVTVSSSHKVTTGYSFGSLTWSDGVHSVRSPISVRTEIIES; encoded by the exons ATG GGTCAAGCAATGTTCACAGGACAGGGCACGGGATTCACCAATCTGTTGTACCCTGAAGTCTCAGAATTCCATACTCCTCG TTATTGTGGGTCTCTTTCATCAAATGATACTTGGTCAGCCGGAAATGTTGTGCTCTGCTTCACGTTAGGTTCTGATAATCGAAGTGCAGTAGGGGATGCTGCACGGTCTGTCAAAGAGATTGGTTGTTTGGGGCTAATTATCGCTGAAAATCCCAAAAGTTTCCCGTATTCATGCGACGATAACTTCCCATGTGTTCGAGTAAGCTATGATATAGGCATGCAGATACTCAACTACATTCGCTCTACCAG GAACCCACAGGTTATGATTAGGCCTTCCAAAACACATGTTGGCAGACCTATATCTACCAGGGTGGCATACTTCTCGTCCAGAGGACCTAGCTCAGTGGCCCCAGCAATACTAAAG CCAGATGTAGCAGCCCCAGGCGTCAATATACTAGCAGCAGTTCCTCCTAGGAGTCGTCCAGGAATTGCATTTGAGTTCGATTCAGGAACATCCATGGCAGCTCCCCATGTCTCAGGCATTGTAGCCTTGCTCAAATCACTGCACTCAGATTGGTCCCCAGCTATAATTAAATCTGCAATTGTTACTACAG CATGGACCACTGATCCATACGGGGAACCAATATATGCGGAAGGGGAGCCAATGAAACTTGCAGATGCATTTGATTATGGAGGTGGAATTGTTAATGGGAATAGGGCAGCAGATCCTGGCCTTGTCTATGACATGGGGACAGCAGATTACATTCAATACCTCTGCGCCATGGGCTATAAAAACTCTGACATTTCCCAGGTTACAGGTAATCCCGCATTCTGTCCCATGAAGCAGCCCTCTATCCTGAACTTAAACTTCCCTTCTATAACCATCCCAACTCTTAGAAACTCAACAACTATTACCAGAACTGTTACGAATGTTGGCGCTGTTTACTCCAGATATGTGGCCCTTGTTGAGCCTCCACTTGGCATATCTATAGCAGTAAAACCTGATATATTGATCTTCAACTCTATTATCAAGGCCATCTCCTTCACTGTCACAGTTTCCTCTTCTCATAAAGTGACCACAGGATACTCTTTCGGAAGCTTGACTTGGAGTGATGGAGTGCATTCTGTAAGAAGTCCAATATCTGTGAGGACTGAGATAATAGAATCTTGA
- the LOC108992284 gene encoding subtilisin-like protease SBT3.6 isoform X3: MKSIRRCKNRNTTLLSLFMFLLFLYEQHSIPTLAEANRNVYIVYMGKGQQRDPKLLLETHLEILTGVLGSKEASAEAMVYSYKHGFTGFAAKLTGTQAQIISGLLYLYSITVVQVIPNRFYKLQTTRSWDYLQLNSYSPKNILHKSQMGDGVIIGVIDTGIWPESEVFRDEGLGPIPSRWKGACESGELFHARKTCNRKLIGARYFIKGLHAEYGKSFNITKYQDYLSPRDSFGHGTHTSATAGGYFKANVSYNGLGFGTVRGGAPLARLAIYKVCWKLYGVKCASADILKAFDKAIHDGVDVISLSLGFALPLFSDIDTTHNGISVGAFHAAENGITVVCAAGNAGPSALTIQNTAPWVISVAASTIDRSFPTRISLGNNWTTMGQAMFTGQGTGFTNLLYPEVSEFHTPRYCGSLSSNDTWSAGNVVLCFTLGSDNRSAVGDAARSVKEIGCLGLIIAENPKSFPYSCDDNFPCVRVSYDIGMQILNYIRSTRNPQVMIRPSKTHVGRPISTRVAYFSSRGPSSVAPAILKPDVAAPGVNILAAVPPRSRPGIAFEFDSGTSMAAPHVSGIVALLKSLHSDWSPAIIKSAIVTTAWTTDPYGEPIYAEGEPMKLADAFDYGGGIVNGNRAADPGLVYDMGTADYIQYLCAMGYKNSDISQVTGNPAFCPMKQPSILNLNFPSITIPTLRNSTTITRTVTNVGAVYSRYVALVEPPLGISIAVKPDILIFNSIIKAISFTVTVSSSHKVTTGYSFGSLTWSDGVHSVRSPISVRTEIIES; the protein is encoded by the exons ATGAAGTCAATCCGACGTTGTAAGAACCGCAACACAACCCTCTTGTCCCTTTTcatgtttcttctttttctatacGAGCAACATTCCATCCCCACTCTTGCAGAAGCCAACAGAAAT GTTTACATCGTTTATATGGGAAAAGGGCAGCAGCGTGATCCGAAGCTTCTTCTGGAAACCCATCTTGAAATTCTCACTGGAGTACTTGGAAG CAAAGAAGCATCTGCAGAAGCCATGGTCTACAGTTACAAACATGGCTTCACTGGCTTTGCAGCCAAGCTAACAGGAACTCAAGCACAGATAATTTCAggtcttttatatttatattc AATTACCGTGGTTCAAGTCATACCCAATCGCTTTTATAAGTTGCAAACTACAAGAAGTTGGGACTACCTGCAACTAAATTCATATTCTCCAAAAAATATCCTGCATAAGTCCCAAATGGGTGATGGCGTCATCATTGGTGTAATCGATACAG GGATATGGCCAGAATCTGAAGTTTTCAGAGATGAAGGTCTAGGACCAATCCCTTCTCGATGGAAGGGTGCATGCGAGTCAGGTGAGCTGTTCCATGCAAGGAAGACCTGTAATAGAAAACTAATTGGAGCTCGTTATTTCATCAAGGGACTCCACGCTGAGTATGGAAAGTCATTCAACATTACTAAATACCAGGACTACTTATCTCCTAGAGATTCATTTGGACATGGCACACACACATCTGCAACTGCCGGTGGCTACTTCAAGGCCAATGTGAGCTACAACGGGCTAGGTTTTGGAACAGTGAGGGGTGGTGCACCCTTGGCTAGACTGGCTATATATAAAGTCTGCTGGAAGCTGTATGGAGTAAAATGTGCGAGTGCTGACATTCTGAAAGCCTTTGACAAAGCCATACATGATGGGGTAGATGTAATATCACTGTCCCTTGGCTTTGCTTTGCCATTGTTTTCTGACATTGACACCACCCATAATGGGATCTCCGTTGGTGCTTTCCATGCTGCGGAAAATGGGATAACCGTTGTATGTGCTGCTGGAAATGCAGGCCCAAGTGCTCTAACAATACAGAACACAGCACCATGGGTCATTTCTGTTGCAGCAAGCACTATTGACCGGTCGTTCCCTACGCGCATCTCCCTTGGAAACAACTGGACTACAATG GGTCAAGCAATGTTCACAGGACAGGGCACGGGATTCACCAATCTGTTGTACCCTGAAGTCTCAGAATTCCATACTCCTCG TTATTGTGGGTCTCTTTCATCAAATGATACTTGGTCAGCCGGAAATGTTGTGCTCTGCTTCACGTTAGGTTCTGATAATCGAAGTGCAGTAGGGGATGCTGCACGGTCTGTCAAAGAGATTGGTTGTTTGGGGCTAATTATCGCTGAAAATCCCAAAAGTTTCCCGTATTCATGCGACGATAACTTCCCATGTGTTCGAGTAAGCTATGATATAGGCATGCAGATACTCAACTACATTCGCTCTACCAG GAACCCACAGGTTATGATTAGGCCTTCCAAAACACATGTTGGCAGACCTATATCTACCAGGGTGGCATACTTCTCGTCCAGAGGACCTAGCTCAGTGGCCCCAGCAATACTAAAG CCAGATGTAGCAGCCCCAGGCGTCAATATACTAGCAGCAGTTCCTCCTAGGAGTCGTCCAGGAATTGCATTTGAGTTCGATTCAGGAACATCCATGGCAGCTCCCCATGTCTCAGGCATTGTAGCCTTGCTCAAATCACTGCACTCAGATTGGTCCCCAGCTATAATTAAATCTGCAATTGTTACTACAG CATGGACCACTGATCCATACGGGGAACCAATATATGCGGAAGGGGAGCCAATGAAACTTGCAGATGCATTTGATTATGGAGGTGGAATTGTTAATGGGAATAGGGCAGCAGATCCTGGCCTTGTCTATGACATGGGGACAGCAGATTACATTCAATACCTCTGCGCCATGGGCTATAAAAACTCTGACATTTCCCAGGTTACAGGTAATCCCGCATTCTGTCCCATGAAGCAGCCCTCTATCCTGAACTTAAACTTCCCTTCTATAACCATCCCAACTCTTAGAAACTCAACAACTATTACCAGAACTGTTACGAATGTTGGCGCTGTTTACTCCAGATATGTGGCCCTTGTTGAGCCTCCACTTGGCATATCTATAGCAGTAAAACCTGATATATTGATCTTCAACTCTATTATCAAGGCCATCTCCTTCACTGTCACAGTTTCCTCTTCTCATAAAGTGACCACAGGATACTCTTTCGGAAGCTTGACTTGGAGTGATGGAGTGCATTCTGTAAGAAGTCCAATATCTGTGAGGACTGAGATAATAGAATCTTGA
- the LOC108992283 gene encoding uncharacterized protein LOC108992283, which yields MALIDALYDVLERPTMIGLWTGMMFFLGPLCVAFVIGVIVGWAWKPKWATMERENLSCSVLNAFDLSSCSSPSLNLDNGKDKNRSSVCPSEYEDYSMSQLHEEKANVVTEEDLEHLCQLVEMKDGGPPWIQMMDRSSPSMSYKAWRRDPKQGPPQYRSSSIFEDATPEIVRDFFWDDEFRSNWDDMLASSTIIEECPITGTMIVQWIRKFPFFCKDREYIIGRRIWESGRSYYCLTKGVPCPSVPRFDKPRRVDLYYSSWCIRAVESKRGDHQLTACEVMLFHYEDMGIPWEIAKLGVRKGMWGTVKKIEPGLRAYQKARASGAPLSRPAFMAQINSKISSKDLRSFGEIDNLSETQIASTSDKPSGRNISKLLIFGGAVVLACSLDRGLLTKTIIFGVARRFANSGNGS from the exons ATGGCTTTGATCGATGCTTTGTATGATGTTTTGGAAAGACCAACAATGATCGGGCTATGGACAGGAATGATGTTTTTTCTGGGTCCTTTATGTGTAGCCTTTGTTATCGGAGTTATCGTTGGATGGGCATGGAAACCCAAATGGGCAACCATGGAAAGAGAAAATTTAAGCTGTTCTGTTTTAAATGCCTTTGATTTATCATCGTGTTCATCGCCCTCTTTGAACTTGGATAATGGGAAGGATAAGAATCGGTCCTCTGTATGCCCCTCTGAATATGAAGATTACAG TATGTCACAGCTACACGAAGAAAAGGCCAATGTAGTGACTGAGGAGGATTTAGAACATTTATGTCAGCTTGTGGAGATGAAAGATGGAGGTCCTCCTTGGATACAAATGATGGATCGTTCATCCCCAAGTATGAGCTATAAAGCATGGCGAAGAGATCCCAAG CAAGGTCCTCCACAATATCGTAGCAGCTCTATCTTTGAGGATGCCACACCAGAGATAGTTAGAGACTTTTTCTGGGATGATGAGTTCCGATCAAATtgggatgacatgcttgcatctTCTACAATTATAGAAGAGTGCCCAATCACTGGAACCATGATAGTGCAATGGATACGGAAG TTTCCTTTCTTCTGTAAAGACAGGGAATACATAATTGGTCGTAGAATATGGGAATCGGGAAGATCATATTACTGCTTGACCAAG GGAGTACCTTGTCCTTCTGTCCCAAGGTTTGACAAACCGAGACGCGTTGACCTTTATTACTCAAGTTGGTGCATTCGAGCTG TGGAATCGAAAAGGGGTGATCACCAGCTGACTGCTTGTGAGGTGATGTTGTTTCATTATGAAGATATGGGCATCCCATGGGAAATCGCAAAACTTGGAGTACGGAAAGGAATGTGGGGAACTGTCAAGAAGATTGAGCCTGGTCTACGTGCCTACCAAAAAGCAAGAGCATCAGGTGCACCTCTTTCTCGGCCAGCATTTATGGCCCAGATCAACTCCAAAATAAGTTCAAAGGACCTGAGATCCTTTGGAGAGATTGACAATTTGTCGGAGACGCAGATAGCATCTACATCTGACAAACCATCGGGGAGGAATATATCAAAGCTCCTCATTTTTGGTGGGGCTGTTGTACTTGCTTGTAGTCTTGATCGGGGACTATTGACTAAGACAATTATATTTGGTGTGGCCAGAAGGTTTGCAAATTCAGGAAACGGATCGTAA